The sequence TATCTGGCTGTGCAGCCAACCACAGCGCCAAACTGGCGTATGTCTCTGTCACTGTCAGCGCTGCTTAACAGCAGGCAGGTATTTTTGCATTTACAGGGTGATAAGAAAAAAGCCGTGTTGGATCAGGCACTGGCCGGAACTGACGAATTCGAGATGCCTATCCGGGCCGTATTGAACAATACGGATGTGGAGTTGATGTGGGCACCCTAAAACAGGAGAAATCCATGAATCCAATTATCCAGCGAGTTACCGACAGGATTATTAAGCGCAGTCAGAAAACCCGCGACGAATATCTTCAGAAAATTGACAAGGCGCGTCGGGACGGGCCGCACAGAGGCGTACTGTCTTGCGGAAACCTGGCTCATGGCTTTGCAGCCTGCAACCCGGATGACAAGTCCTCATTGCGCAGCATGACCAAAGCCAATATCGCCATTGTCTCTGCCTACAATGACATGCTTTCTGCCCATCAGCCCTATGAAACCTACCCGCAACTGATCAAACAGGCGGTGCATGAAGTTGGCAGTGTGGCGCAGTTTGCCGGCGGTGTGCCGGCCATGTGTGACGGTGTCACTCAGGGTAATCCGGGCATGGATCTGAGCCTGATGAGCCGCGATGTTATAGCCCAGGCTACCGCCGTTGGTCTGTCGCACAATATGTTTGACGGTGCACTGATGATGGGGATCTGTGACAAGATTGTTCCCGGACTGTTGATTGGTTCTCTGAGCTTTGGCCATCTGCCTACGGTATTTGTGCCAGCCGGCCCCATGCCATCGGGTATTCCCAATAAGGAAAAGGCTCGTGTACGCCAGGCTTATGCCGAAGGTAAGGCCAGCCGCGAAGATTTGCTCGAAGCCGAGTCCAATTCTTATCACTCTGCCGGTACCTGTACTTTTTACGGCACCGCCAACAGTAATCAGATGGTGGTGGAGATCATGGGCCTGCATTTACCCGGATCTTCTTTTGTCAATCCAGGTACACCGCTGCGGGATGCACTGACTAAAGCGGCTGCGGTACAGGCAACCCGCCTGACGGATCTTGGCGATAACTATATGCCGATTGGTCATATTGTGGATGCCAAAGCCATCGTCAATGGTCTGGTGGGTCTGCTTGCCACGGGTGGTTCGACTAACCACACCATGCATCTGGTGGCCGTGGCGCGCGCGGCAGGCTTCCTGATTAACTGGGATGATTTTTCTGATATTTCCAATGCCGTTCCGCTGATGACAAAGATTTACCCCAACGGCTCGGCAGATATTAACCACTTTACTGCTGCCGGCGGCACAGCGTTATTGATTCGCGAATTGCTGGATGCCGGTCTTTTGCATGAAGATGTGAACACCATCTGTGGCAAAGGCCTGCGACGCTACACTCAGGAGCCGATTCTCGAAGACGGCAAGCTGGTATGGCGTGATGGCCCTGAAAAATCTCTGGATCCGGAAGTGCTGGCCAGTGTTGATGCGCCCTTCAAACCTAACGGTGGTTTGAGTGTACTCAATGGTAATCTGGGGCGTGGGGTGATTAAGACCTCTGCCTTGCGAGAGAAAAAGACCCATATCAAGGCGCCGGCAGTGGTTTTTGAGGATCAGTTTGACCTCAATCGCGCTTTTAAGGCCGGTGAACTGGATAAGGATTGTATCGTTGTGGTGCGATTCCAGGGGCCTAAAGCCATCG comes from Lacimicrobium alkaliphilum and encodes:
- the edd gene encoding phosphogluconate dehydratase, which codes for MNPIIQRVTDRIIKRSQKTRDEYLQKIDKARRDGPHRGVLSCGNLAHGFAACNPDDKSSLRSMTKANIAIVSAYNDMLSAHQPYETYPQLIKQAVHEVGSVAQFAGGVPAMCDGVTQGNPGMDLSLMSRDVIAQATAVGLSHNMFDGALMMGICDKIVPGLLIGSLSFGHLPTVFVPAGPMPSGIPNKEKARVRQAYAEGKASREDLLEAESNSYHSAGTCTFYGTANSNQMVVEIMGLHLPGSSFVNPGTPLRDALTKAAAVQATRLTDLGDNYMPIGHIVDAKAIVNGLVGLLATGGSTNHTMHLVAVARAAGFLINWDDFSDISNAVPLMTKIYPNGSADINHFTAAGGTALLIRELLDAGLLHEDVNTICGKGLRRYTQEPILEDGKLVWRDGPEKSLDPEVLASVDAPFKPNGGLSVLNGNLGRGVIKTSALREKKTHIKAPAVVFEDQFDLNRAFKAGELDKDCIVVVRFQGPKAIGMPELHSLTPPLGVLQDRGYKVALVTDGRMSGASGKVPAAIHVTPEAYDGGLLAKVHNGDMIELNADTGEINLLVDDKELAQRENQPAGIEHHLQGMGRELFAGMRSNLTGAEEGACSLFVKQEQAL